The Dioscorea cayenensis subsp. rotundata cultivar TDr96_F1 chromosome 21, TDr96_F1_v2_PseudoChromosome.rev07_lg8_w22 25.fasta, whole genome shotgun sequence genome includes a region encoding these proteins:
- the LOC120252552 gene encoding stem-specific protein TSJT1-like: MLAVFDRTVAKSPEGLRSPGEDGGTGAVALPKEFTAAREGAVVVNLGKDGAIAYTAEKQNPLVPRLFGVIDGIFCVLEGHIENIPTLKQQYGLNKTANEVIIVIEAYRTLRDRGPYPAAQVLRDLHGKFAFILYDATCHSTFIAADADGSVPFFWGADSQGCLVLSNDMEIVKRGCGKSFAPFPKGCFFTTSGGLQSFEHPLNLVKPVPRVDSKGQVCGANFKVDAQAKKESPMPRVGSAADWSSQY; this comes from the exons ATGTTGGCTGTGTTTGATCGGACGGTGGCGAAGAGCCCGGAGGGGTTGAGAAGTCCCGGGGAGGATGGAGGCACCGGAGCAGTAGCGTTACCGAAGGAGTTCACGGCGGCACGGGAAGGGGCGGTGGTTGTGAATCTTGGTAAAGATGGGGCTATTGCGTACACCGCGGAGAAGCAGAACCCTTTGGTTCCaag ATTATTTGGAGTTATTGATGGAATATTCTGTGTGTTGGAGGGGCACATTGAAAACATACCTACATTGAAACAACAGTATGGATTGAACAAGACTGCAAATGAGGTTATCATTGTGATAGAAGCATACAGAACATTGAGAGACAGAGGACCTTATCCTGCTGCTCAAGTTTTGAGGGACCTTCATGGCAAGTTTGCTTTCATTTTATATGATGCCACTTGCCACTCCACCTTCATTGCAGCT GATGCGGATGGGAGTGTGCCCTTCTTTTGGGGAGCTGATTCTCAAGGATGCCTTGTGCTCTCTAATGATATGGAGATTGTCAAAAGAGGCTGTGGGAAATCCTTTGCTCCATTTCCCAAGG GGTGCTTCTTCACTACATCTGGGGGATTGCAGAGCTTTGAGCACCCACTGAACCTGGTGAAACCAGTGCCCAGGGTTGACAGCAAAGGGCAAGTATGTGGTGCCAATTTCAAAGTTGATGCCCAAGCTAAGAAGGAATCCCCCATGCCCAGAGTTGGAAGTGCAGCAGATTGGTCCTCACAGTACTAG